A stretch of Babesia bigemina genome assembly Bbig001, chromosome : III DNA encodes these proteins:
- a CDS encoding Protein ASC1-like protein, whose protein sequence is MIKAVDDLVLSTFGGKVHPDVCIVAVAIVALTVLRYLVAGYDGQKEPLCPPLFNILIDKSNVAKPKKTYKLAESLWYLCWHVTSLACTICLLAHEYGTHAEPKWLSYFLKDHKGMWFIYESVSDVGHEISWPNISMADGVRMLNLISMGFWMSCCLYIHWETRRSDIQILRFHHFTTVILILLNYTYRFHRIGLLIIILHDIPDVLLFTTKCLSYLRLVPDLVTGAVFLIYGTSHFVCRLVLLGAFVARPLFFNIGSPEIYEFAKKYMYSLPGGVLCICLLTILTVGWRRFASQRSQVMNIYWLNLIVSMIRKFASGAEISKCGHAAA, encoded by the exons ATGATTAAGGCCGTAGACGATCTGGTTTTATCCACTTTCGGTGGCAAGGTCCACCCGGATGTCTGCATTGTCGCCGTTGCCATAGTCGCACTCACGGTGCTGCGGTACCTTGTCGCGGGATACGACGGACAAAAGGAGCCCCTGTGCCCTCCGCTGTTCAACATCCTTATCGACAAGTCAAACGTCGCCAAACCGAAGAAGACGTACAAGCTCGCGGAATCCTTGTG GTACCTCTGCTGGCACGTCACGTCGCTGGCGTGCACCATCTGCCTGCTGGCGCACGAGTACGGCACTCACGCGGAGCCCAAATGGCTCTCCTACTTCCTCAAGGACCACAAGGGGATGTG GTTTATCTACGAATCCGTCAGCGACGTGGGACACGAGATCTCGTGGCCCAACATCTCGATGGCGGATGGCGTCAGGATGCTCAACCTCATCAGCATGGGGTTCTGGATGAGCTGCTGCCTGTACATCCACTGGGAGACCAGGCGGTCGGACATCCAGATCTTGCGGTTCCACCACTTCACGACGGTTATCCTGATTCTGCTCAACTACACCTACAGGTTCCACAGGATCGGACTG ctcatcatcatcctgcACGACATACCGGACGTGTTGCTCTTCACCACCAAGTGCCTCTCGTACTTGAGGCTGGTCCCTGATCTCGTCACGGGCGCCGTGTTCTTGATCTACGGAACCTCGCACTTCGTATGCAGGCTGGTGCTGCTCGGCGCCTTCGTGGCGAGGCCGCTGTTCTTCAACATCGGCTCCCCCGAGATCTACGAGTTCGCGAAGAAGTACATGTACTCGCTGCCAGGAGGTGTTCTGTGCATCTGCCTGTTGACCATTCTGACGGTTGGTTGGCGCCGATTCGCGAGTCAACGTTCGCAGGTGATGAACATCTACTGGCTCAACCTCATCGTCTCCATGATCCGTAAATTCGCCAGCGGCGCGGAAATCAGTAAGTGTGGCCACGCGGCAGCCTAA
- a CDS encoding cytochrome c, putative, protein MAKPEPDVQVPAGDAKKGAKLFKSKCAQCHTTNKGGATKQGPNLFGLFGRPSGSADYAYTDANKSSGIVWSEKHLFMYLVNPKEYIPGTKMVFAGMKKEQERADLIAYLKEATGK, encoded by the exons ATGGCGAAACCGGAGCCGGATGTTCAAGTCCCAGCTGGTGACGCTAAGAAGGGTGCCAAGCTGTTCAAGTCCAAGTGCGCCCAGTGCCACACCACCAACAAAG GAGGCGCAACCAAGCAGGGACCTAACCTATTCGGACTATTCGGAAGGCCGTCAGGGTCCGCCGACTACGCCTACACCGACGCCAACAAATCTTCCG GCATCGTGTGGAGTGAGAAGCACCTCTTCATGTACCTGGTCAACCCCAAGGAGTACATCCCTGGAACCAAGATGGTATTCGCCGGCATGAAGAAGGAGCAGGAGAGGGCGGACCTCATCGCctacctcaaggaggcgaCCGGAAAATAA
- a CDS encoding oxysterol-binding family protein, putative — protein sequence MASRNKKRYLHEGWISKWTNFIGSWRPRYFMLEPGCLKYSLEKDGLVKESFILSQCTMRLCADDPVRLDIDVVGRGVVCLRTDTPAEKQKWFVAFKKAQKILFQAYQKKVLTPSGVYSIEGRPGAYGNSDTAAEQEGTAVLESPQHYISVEAPAAVPGKASDEPSVVSPEGDDLAQDSGRKSVDVSELFIKTRFGQEPQTSLNCMLSNTSCFDEITTKILAELREVLSGDSLKKVETLGLIAREYYESTQQLYLEEVRSRKELEQSLFRVTRRNMKLEQQELTRSAGVVERKGHLAEMHVSEKSHTVDSEDSDSSDSAYCGHVEDEFFECEDFAQRTHSESFEDELVATNDVVPAEEPRQESPKGAMSEDNATVDAASAPAPASGKVPRGAVINRRTRLPRPRTELKVSIWSILKDLIGKDLARISMPICLNEPTSALQRDCEAFEYSHLLDTAAQQANVIDRMAYVTLFSITPYGSAVGRAYKPFNPLLGETYELTHRGFNFVAEQVGHHPPICAFHCHNQYFEAYGSTNALVRLTGKSVEVSIIGPFLVNLMVGGAKEQYSLQRCYVVIHNIIIGKIWIETVGTAILRNITSGEFAVVQYLRKGWFDKDFHKVRALVFDRYATPHYHIYGKWSEVVYMESVRPRSVRRQKPLLKPDGRLDYDTSFYKNEEDAWDAFVNEIDWEKIDVVPGTKKQVWKPHPRPPCHENYYGFGYMTMELNELSPDYDPNRGVAIPPTDSRFRPDMRAYEAGDMDWAVQEKQRLEDRQREAAKKRIDGERSYKPQWFNKKLDPHTRAASWEFTGEYWFRKAEGTVAEGVPDIFAR from the exons ATGGCGTCACGCAACAAGAAGCGATATCTCCACGAGGGCTGGATCAGCAAGTGGACCAATTTCATCGGGAGCTGGCGCCCGAG GTATTTCATGCTAGAGCCAGGATGCCTCAAGTATTCGCTCGAGAAGGATGGACTCGTCAAGGAATCGTTCATTTTATCTCAATGCACCATGCGCCTCTGCGCCG ATGATCCAGTGCGTCTCGATATAGACGTCGTGGGCCGCGGGGTGGTTTGCCTGCGCACCGACACACCTGCGGAAAAGCAAAAGTGGTTTGTCGCCTTCAAGAAGGCTCAAAAAATACTGTTCCAAGCGTACCAGAAAAAGGTACTCACTCCATCGGGGGTGTACAGCATCGAAGGGCGGCCGGGAGCGTACGGTAACTCCGACACGGCCGCCGAACAGGAGGGCACCGCCGTTTTAGAGAGCCCGCAGCATTATATCAGCGTCGAggcgccggcggcagtCCCCGGCAAAGCGTCCGACGAGCCGTCCGTCGTATCTCCCGAGGGCGACGACCTGGCGCAGGACAGCGGCCGCAAATCCGTCGATGTGTCGGAGCTCTTTATAAAAACTAGGTTCGGGCAGGAGCCGCAGACGTCGCTGAATTGTATGCTCAGCAACACCAGCTGCTTCGACGAGATCACGACAAAGATCCTGGCGGAGCTGCGCGAGGTGCTCTCAGGCGACTCCCTCAAGAAGGTGGAGACATTGGGACTCATCGCCCGCGAGTACTACGAGagcacgcagcagctgTATCTGGAGGAGGTACGCTCGCGCAAGGAGCTCGAGCAGTCGCTGTTCCGCGTTACCAGGCGGAACATGAAATTGGAGCAACAGGAGCTCACTCGATCGGCCGGTGTTGTCGAACGTAAGGGGCACCTTGCGGAGATGCATGTGAGCGAAAAGAGCCATACAGTGGACTCCGAAGACAGCGACAGCTCCGACAGTGCCTACTGTGGTCACGTGGAGGATGAATTCTTCGAGTGCGAGGACTTTgcacaacgcactcacaGTGAATCGTTTGAAGACGAACTTGTAGCCACCAACGACGTGGTGCCAGCTGAGGAACCACGTCAGGAATCGCCAAAAGGCGCCATGAGTGAAGACAACGCCACTGTGGACGCCGCTTCCGCGCCCGCCCCGGCCAGTGGCAAGGTACCGAGGGGCGCGGTCATCAACCGCCGCACCCGGCTACCGAGGCCGCGCACGGAGCTCAAGGTCAGCATCTGGTCCATACTCAAGGACCTCATCGGAAAGGACCTGGCGCGCATCAGCATGCCCATCTGTCTCAACGAGCCCACCtcggcgctgcagcgcgacTGCGAGGCCTTCGAGTACAGCCACCTGCTCgacacggcggcgcagcaAGCCAATGTCATTGATCGCATGGCTTACGTGACGCTGTTCAGCATCACGCCGTACGGGTCCGCGGTCGGACGCGCGTACAAGCCCTTCAACCCGTTGCTCGGGGAGACCTACGAGCTGACCCACCGCGGGTTCAACTTCGTAGCAGAGCAGGTCGGACACCACCCGCCCATCTGCGCGTTCCACTGCCACAACCAGTACTTCGAGGCGTACGGCAGCACCAACGCCCTGGTGCGGCTCACGGGCAAGTCGGTCGAGGTGAGCATCATCGGCCCATTCCTGGTCAACCTCATGGTGGGCGGCGCCAAGGAGCAGTACTCGCTGCAGCGGTGCTACGTGGTGATACACAACATCATCATAGGCAAGATATGGATCGAGACCGTGGGCACTGCGATTCTGCGCAACATCACCAGCGGCGAGTTTGCCGTGGTCCAGTACCTGCGCAAGGGCTGGTTCGACAAGGACTTCCACAAGGTGCGCGCGCTGGTCTTCGACCGCTACGCCACGCCGCACTACCACATCTACGGAAAGTGGAGTGAGGTGGTTTACATGGAGTCCGTCCGGCCGCGGTCTGTCCGGCGCCAGAAGCCGCTGCTGAAGCCCGACGGGCGGCTGGACTACGACACCTCCTTCTACAAGAACGAGGAAGACGCCTGGGACGCATTCGTGAACGAAATCGACTGGGAGAAGATCGACGTCGTCCCCGGCACCAAGAAGCAGGTCTGGAAACCGCATCCACGGCCGCCATGCCACGAGAATTACTACGGCTTCGGGTACATGACCATGGAGCTCAACGAACTATCCCCGGACTACGACCCCAATCGCGGCGTCGCAATTCCGCCCACAGACTCGCGCTTCCGCCCGGACATGCGGGCGTACGAGGCCGGCGACATGGACTGGGCGGTGCAGGAGAAGCAGCGCCTGGAGGACCGGCAGCGCGAGGCCGCCAAGAAGCGGATCGACGGCGAGCGCTCCTACAAGCCGCAGTGGTTCAACAAGAAGCTAGACCCGCACACCCGCGCCGCCAGCTGGGAGTTCACCGGCGAGTACTGGTTCCGGAAGGCGGAAGGCACGGTCGCGGAGGGTGTACCTGATATTTTCGCGCGGTGA
- a CDS encoding Translocation protein Sec62, putative, which translates to MVRQRISQLFMNASKAEETKKETVALMEALINGGIKVKSAAEVGKRAVEYTRGDEISNWILNNKQTVAKLRRHSPRLRLPDRCRFYLPRAIEGTIEKTASGTFRRPMWPKRLIKTQKQRFDKVGFYIISYEGNQRWNYVMLTAMILGIFAVCMFQTWPLALKLGMWYISVVLLTILISLLMIRLVLFVSLWFCGFDFWIFPNLLDEELGVFDSFKPLYNLTRRTDTVYMLCCRVLCAIMVAASIHELGKTHDLKDVGNFARQSFLEAIEWGRNKLTAVPEETPLYKSIGVDMSTEFDAEGQNEESGEEGLDDDDYKCLLACGYRSLGQLLKECMLSCNCMEELLANPCLSGCPEDTIRVLTESKTDICRKTRGRG; encoded by the exons ATGGTAAGACAGCGCATTTCCCAACTTTTCATGAATGCCTCGAAGGCGGAGGAAACCAAGAAGGAGACGGTAGCGCTCATGGAGGCGCTGATCAACGGCGGCATCAAGGTAAAGTCCGCTGCTGAG GTCGGGAAGAGGGCCGTTGAGTACACTCGTGGAGATGAGATATCGAACTGGATTTTGAACAACAAGCAGACCGTCGCAAAGCTG CGACGACATAGTCCGCGTCTGCGATTACCTGATCGCTGCCGGTTTTATCTACCGCGCGCA ATTGAGGGCACGATCGAGAAGACCGCGTCCGGGACGT TCCGTCGCCCCATGTGGCCTAAGCGCCTGATAAAGACGCAAAAGCAGCGTTTCGACAAGGTCGGATTCTACATAATTTCGTACGAGGGCAACCAGCGGTGGAACTACGTGATGCTGACTGCGATGATACTGGGAATTTTC GCCGTCTGCATGTTCCAGACCTGGCCGCTGGCGCTGAAGCTGGGAATGTGGTACATTTCCGTCGTGCTGCTTACGATTCTG ATCTCTCTGCTCATGATCCGTCTGGTGCTTTTCGTGTCCCTCTGGTTCTGCGGCTTTGACTTTTGGATTTTCCCCAACCTGTTGGACGAGGAGCTCGGCGTGTTCGACTCTTTCAAGCCTCTGTACAACCTCACCCGGCGTACAGACACCGTCTACATGCTATGCTGCCGCGTGCTGTGCGCCATTATGGTGGCTG CCTCCATCCACGAGCTGGGCAAGACCCACGACCTGAAGGACGTCGGCAACTTCGCTCGCCAGTCGTTCTTGGAGGCCATCGAATGGGGACGTAACAAGCTCACCGCCG TTCCCGAGGAAACCCCGTTGTACAAGTCCATCGGCGTGGACATGTCGACGGAATTCGACGCAGAGGGCCAGAACGAGGAGTCGGGCGAGGAAGGCCTCGATGACGACG ACTACAAGTGCCTTTTGGCGTGCGGCTACCGTTCGCTAGGCCAGCTGTTGAAGGAATGTATGCTGAGCTGCAATTGTATGGAG GAACTGCTGGCCAACCCGTGTTTATCCGGCTGCCCTGAGGATACCATTCGAGTTTTAACGGAGTCCAAGACCGACATTTGCCGCAAGACGCGCGGCCGCGGATAG
- a CDS encoding Ubiquitin, putative, whose protein sequence is MAGESERGGGGSAGKGTDGKKSMDDAPSPSSPKKNCRLMEYGDHAPQSDAPPANSETGSSCGVGKDGSGTETPAAASTASGTASAAPGRSPGGTSVAGRANKTGESSVSTGRPATGSSHVTRRLMTDTANINVDELVQSMDANQPSPGESDDEKEERMRQSETQRMLRELTADSDLMNQVMRAATNPEMAKELARQADTAWRNIEAVPGGFRALYQMHRNIQQPLWQAMLNDGQKASTPPRRHGRSKLPNPNEKLSVEALPNPWVTSPPSFPASPGMPPSLGGLGGMRNNSNMGGLANLLSSMPISPRRESSKGNESPLSLSLMNTLNPYIRGTGVDTSGSSRDSGASGSSSSSAATSGRHSVVSNSGSASHESAASPVEALTPSATGSEDEVAEPTNPVSEKYAEELAQLEEMGIYDRDRCITALEASDGDLFTALGLLESLEELDKAEPGEGA, encoded by the coding sequence ATGGCGGGTGAGTCTGAGaggggcggcggcggcagcgctgGCAAGGGTACGGATGGCAAGAAGTCGATGGACGATGCCCCTTCCCCCTCGTCCCCCAAGAAAAACTGCAGGCTGATGGAATACGGCGATCACGCGCCGCAGTCTGATGCCCCTCCAGCGAATTCCGAAACTGGGAGCAGCTGCGGAGTGGGCAAGGATGGCAGCGGTACCGAgacacccgccgcggcatcAACGGCATCAGGTACCGCCAGCGCTGCCCCTGGGCGTTCCCCTGGTGGTACAAGTGTGGCTGGCCGTGCAAACAAGACGGGTGAGTCGAGTGTGTCAACCGGGCGACCCGCTACGGGGTCGTCTCACGTTACAAGACGGTTGATGACGGACACCGCCAACATCAACGTCGACGAGCTGgtgcagtcgatggacgCCAACCAGCCGTCGCCGGGCGAAAGCGACGACGAGAAGGAGGAGCGCATGCGCCAGTCGGAAACGCAACGCATGCTGCGGGAGTTGACGGCGGACTCCGACCTGATGAACCAGGTGATGCGGGCCGCGACCAACCCGGAGATGGCCAAGGAGCTTGCGCGACAGGCCGATACCGCCTGGAGAAACATCGAGGCTGTGCCCGGTGGCTTCCGGGCGCTGTACCAGATGCACCGCAACATCCAGCAGCCACTCTGGCAGGCGATGCTGAACGACGGGCAGAAGGCTTCCACGCCCCCCAGGCGCCACGGGAGGTCGAAGCTGCCGAACCCCAACGAGAAACTGTCGGTGGAGGCGCTGCCAAACCCGTGGGTTACGTCTCCTCCGTCGTTTCCGGCTTCACCAGGCATGCCCCCTTCATTGGGAGGCCTGGGTGGCATGCGCAACAACTCGAACATGGGCGGCCTGGCGAACCTGCTCTCCTCGATGCCGATCTCTCCCAGGCGGGAGTCCTCCAAGGGCAACGAGTCGCCACTGAGTTTGAGTCTGATGAACACGCTTAACCCGTATATACGGGGCACCGGCGTGGACACCTCGGGGTCGTCAAGAGACTCGGGTGCAAGCGGGTCCAGTTCCAGCAGCGCGGCAACGTCCGGGCGCCACAGCGTCGTTAGCAACTCCGGCTCCGCCTCGCACGAGTCTGCGGCTTCGCCGGTCGAGGCACTGACGCCGAGCGCGACTGGATCGGAGGACGAAGTTGCGGAGCCCACCAACCCAGTGAGCGAAAAGTACGCCGAGGAACTGgcgcagctggaggagatgGGCATATACGACCGGGACCGCTGCATAACGGCCCTCGAGGCGTCGGACGGCGACCTGTTCACGGCCCTGGGGCTGCTGGAGAGCCTCGAGGAGCTCGACAAGGCGGAGCCGGGCGAGGGCGCTTAG
- a CDS encoding ribosomal protein L20, putative codes for MKIPRQVVFEVARGFRGRSKGCIKLASTRAARALLYSFNARRKRHTYIRIHWTATVNRAAREWNLNYSRFVGALGSLNCWLNRKSLFILSLNEPVTFKALVDESKYALNEPRRKPRNISDL; via the coding sequence ATGAAAATACCTCGACAAGTTGTGTTCGAGGTAGCTAGAGGCTTCAGGGGGCGCAGCAAGGGGTGCATTAAGCTCGCATCGACGCGAGCGGCGAGGGCGCTACTCTATTCCTTCAACGCACGCAGGAAGCGACACACCTACATCCGCATACATTGGACAGCAACCGTCAACCGTGCAGCCAGGGAGTGGAACCTAAACTACTCGAGATTCGTAGGAGCGCTGGGCAGCCTCAATTGCTGGCTCAACAGGAAGTCACTCTTCATCCTCTCACTCAACGAGCCGGTGACCTTCAAGGCGCTGGTAGATGAGTCGAAGTACGCACTGAACGAACCTAGGCGTAAGCCACGAAACATCAGTGACCTCTGA
- a CDS encoding protein kinase domain containing protein, putative, translated as MQVDHDGRFDNADNLRGGKSPRIEGTPRRSPQAHAAKYAKNHPEGADVSLLELPPNAIDHVVTNTTAATHSTIVSSVSPVKPGCHEHDCHKDKTQDKSSWTTHNPLARAYSSEQHGAVPKFKAATSMGGSHKPEYNSLCTKCMPDEDRITRGFKGLLIQTPIFKYVKDPKQPGKESQPTFDRSFLIHETALVDGKSITDVYDLHSSRLGKGSYGQVLKACHKETGEVRAVKVIRKAHIENAMRMKREITIMKTLDHPNIVKLLEIYEDEECLYLVMEMCGGGELFDEIVRRGCFSEQYAATMMRQIFSAIAYCHGKGIIHRDLKPENILYSNMSDNSPIKVIDWGFATKCCKAHKFTSLVGTPYYVAPEVLIGNYDKSCDVWSAGVIMFIMLVGYPPFHGNDNATILNNVKRGVINFVPHHWKKISRGAIDLITRCLSYDPRYRLTAKAAFNHEWILKNATSIHVNPVLRHSLTRDLVKRFQKFDNYSTMKQLALTCIAHQLSDGDIGSLNTVFNVLNNAGDGVLYVRDIVNGLQSDKVKGQYDPAMQRLVEKLDTNGSGAIDYVEFLAASIDEEVYMQKDFCKKAFKVFDLENRGVITRDNMRRFFQGDMKGCDFSEDFVDEIFNEVDLDRDGVINYTDFCTMLYGLSRPGEAATL; from the exons ATGCAGGTGGACCATGATGGTCGATTCGATAACGCCGATAATTTGCGAGGTGGCAAGTCGCCTCGAATTGAAGGCACGCCACGCCGGAGCCCCCAGGCGCACGCCGCCAAGTATGCCAAGAACCACCCTGAGGGTGCAGACGTTTCGCTGCTTGAACTTCCCCCCAACGCGATCGACCACGTTGTGACCAACACGACGGCGGCCACCCACAGCACCATCGTGAGCAGCGTTTCGCCCGTGAAACCTGGGTGCCACGAGCACGATTGCCACAAGGACAAGACCCAGGACAAGAGCTCCTGGACCACGCACAACCCCCTCGCCAGGGCGTACTCCTCCGAGCAGCACGGCGCGGTGCCCAAGTTCAAGGCGGCCACCAGCATGGGCGGCAGCCACAAGCCCGAGTACAACTCGCTGTGCACTAAGTGCATGCCGGACGAGGACCGTATCACCCGGGGTTTCAAGGGTCTGCTGATCCAGACCCCGATCTTCAAGTACGTGAAGGACCCCAAGCAGCCGGGCAAGGAGTCGCAGCCCACCTTCGACCGGTCGTTCCTCATCCACGAGACCGCGCTGGTGGACGGGAAGAGCATCACCGACGTGTACGACCTGCACAGCAGCCGCCTGGGAAAGGGCAGCTACGGGCAGGTGCTGAAGGCCTGCCACAAGGAGACCGGCGAGGTGAGGGCCGTCAAGGTCATCCGCAAGGCCCACATCGAGAACGCCATGCGCATGAAACGTGAGATTACCATCAT GAAAACGTTGGACCACCCGAACATcgtgaagctgctggagatcTACGAGGACGAGGAGTGCCTGTACCTGGTGATGGAGATGTGCGGAGGCGGGGAGCTGTTCGACGAGATCGTCAGGCGCGGGTGCTTCAGCGAGCAGTACGccgcgacgatgatgcgcCAGATTTTCTCGGCCATCGCCTACTGCCACGGCAAGGGCATCATCCATCGCGACCTCAAGCCCGAGAACATCCTGTACTCCAACATGAGCGACAACTCGCCCATCAAGGTGATCGACTGGGGCTTCGCCACGAAGTGCTGCAAGGCGCACAAGTTCACGAGCCTGGTCGGCACGCCGTACTACGTGGCCCCCGAGGTGCTCATCGGCAACTACGACAAGAGCTGCGACGTGTGGAGCGCCGGGGTGATCATGTTCATCATGCTGGTGGGCTACCCGCCCTTCCACGGCAACGACAACGCCACGATTTTGAACAACGTGAAGCGCGGCGTGATAAACTTCGTGCCGCACCACTGGAAGAAGATCTCGAGGGGCGCCATCGACCTGATAACGCGGTGCCTCTCGTACGACCCCCGCTACCGGCTGACTGCCAAGGCCGCCTTCAACCACGAGTGGATCCTGAAAAACGCGACCAGCATCCACGTGAACCCCGTGCTGCGGCACTCGCTGACCAGGGACCTGGTGAAGCGCTTCCAGAAGTTCGACAACTACAGCACGATGAAGCAGCTGGCGCTCACGTGCATCGCGCACCAACTGTCTGACGGCGACATCGGCTCGCTGAACACCGtgttcaacgtgctgaACAACGCGGGCGACGGCGTGCTGTACGTGCGGGACATCGTGAACGGCCTGCAGAGCGACAAGGTGAAGGGCCAGTACGACCCCGCGATGCAGCGTctggtggagaagctggacacgaacggcagcggcgcgaTCGACTACGTGGAGTTTTTGGCGGCGTccatcgacgaggaggTGTACATGCAGAAGGACTTCTGCAAGAAGGCGTTCAAGGTGTTCGACCTCGAGAACCGCGGCGTGATCACGCGTGACAACATGCGCCGCTTCTTCCAGGGCGACATGAAGGGGTGCGACTTCTCCGAGGACTTCGTCGATGAGATCTTCAACGAGGTGGACCTGGACCGCGACGGCGTGATCAACTACACCGACTTCTGTACGATGCTGTACGGGCTTTCGCGCCCTGGGGAGGCTGCTACGCTATGA
- a CDS encoding tRNA pseudouridine synthase A family protein, putative yields the protein MSDPRFHHNSCCRKVLVDFSYIGTGFHPNTVEGHLFAAFAKAHIAANVLNNGYERCGRTDTGVHALHNYCSFFMDPCFPEDPSATTAPDSNERRVCYRINTFVKAVNKHLPRSIRVNSVQRVADDFSSRHNCVRRTYKYFFQLGAMNLPLMQEASQHFVGSHNFRQFCKQDNRNPKDPNRTIYSFTVERYSDLLCVATVRCMVGALFLVGEGSISASKIAELLQRPDEPKFQYKMASPHGLILVDCNFDMPTVPRPELLDDAIQTLGPMSLLAKCE from the exons ATGTCTGATCCCAGATTCCATCATAATTCCTGTTGTCGCAAAGTTCTCGTCGACTTCTCCTATATCGGCACCGGGTTTCAC CCTAACACCGTTGAAGGCCACCTGTtcgccgccttcgccaaggCGCATATAGCAGCCAATGTCCTAAACAA CGGTTACGAGAGGTGTGGGAGAACTGATACTGGCGTCCACGCCCTTCACAACTACTGCTCCTTCTTCATGGACCCGTG CTTCCCCGAGGACCCTTCCGCCACGACGGCACCTGACAGCAACGAAAGGCGCGTATGCTATCGCATCAATACCTTCGTCAAGGCGGTGAACAAACACCTGCCCCGGTCCATTCGCGTGAACAGCGTCCAGAGGGTGGCCGACGACTTCAGCTCCAG GCACAACTGCGTTCGCCGAACTTACAAGTATTTCTTCCAGCTGGGAGCCATGAACTTGCCCCTGATGCAAGAGGCAAGCCAGCATTTT GTTGGCAGCCACAACTTCCGCCAGTTCTGCAAGCAGGACAATCGCAACCCAAAGGACCCCAACCGCACGATATACTCGTTTACGGTGGAACGCTACAGCGATTTGCTCTGTGTTGCCACT GTGCGGTGCATGGTCGGGGCGCTGTTTTTGGTTGGAGAGGGCTCTATATCTGCTTCAAAGATAGCGGAGTTGCTGCAACGTCCAGATGAACCCAAGTTTCA GTACAAGATGGCAAGTCCACATGGGTTAATACTGGTTGACTGCAATTTCGACATGCCAACTGTACCCCGCCCG gagctgctggatgaCGCTATCCAGACGCTAGGCCCCATGTCGCTACTGGCGAAATGTGAATGA